The genomic region ACGGTAAAGCAATGATCCGTGGTGAACGCCGTGGCCCGCGCGAAGACGCAGAGAAAATGGGTATTTCACTGGCGGAAGAACTTCTTAATAACGGTGGACGTGAAATTCTTGCCGACGTTTACCAGGGAAACCCACCTGAATGACTATCCTCGTAACCCGCCCCGAGCCTGCCGCTGAAAAATTGGTAAATCGCCTACGCGAGGCGGGAAAAGACGCATGGTCCATGCCGCTCATTGAGTTTACGCCGGGCGGTGAGCTGGACAGATTACCTAATCAGCTGAGTGAGTTGCAGCCCAATGATTTGGTGTTTATTGTTTCGCAGCACGTCATTCACTATGCAAAAGCGGTACTGGCGCAAGCTGGTATGCGCTGGCCTGCTGGCCTGAACTATTATGCTATAGGTCGTACAACCGGACTGGCTTTCCATGCTGCCAGCGGACGCAACGTGACCTGGCCCGAGAAAAGTGAAACCAGTGAAGTGTTGATACAATTACCTTCTTTGCAGCAGGTGGCGGGGAAGCAAGCGCTGATCCTGCGCGGTAATGGCGGGCGTCAACTTTTGGCCGAAACCTTGCAACAGCGCGGCGCTAATGTAAAGTTTGTTGAATGCTATAAACGTTGTGAAAAGTATTATCAGGGTGAAACAGAAGGACGCCGCTGGCGTAGCCTCGGCATCACCACGCTGGTGGTGACAAGCGGAGAGATGCTGGAGCAACTTTATTCACTGTTTCCTGATAACGATCGTGAAGAATGGCTACTGCACTGCCAAGTGATTGTCGTCAGTGAACGTCTGGCCACCCGTGCCAGGGAATTGGGTTGGAATGCGGTCAGGGTGGCCGAGGGTGCCGATAACAACGCGTTATTGCGGGCGCTTCAATAAATTTAAATTATGGGATAAGTCACAATGACGGAACAAAAAGATTCCTCTGTCCTGGTTGATGAGAATACCCGGACGGAAGAAAGTTCAGCACCAACACCAGACCGCCAGCTTCGCAATAAAGCGACCGCGCTGGCGGTTCTGGCGATTGCTATTGCTCTCGCCTCGGGCGTGGGG from Erwinia tracheiphila harbors:
- the hemD gene encoding uroporphyrinogen-III synthase, yielding MTILVTRPEPAAEKLVNRLREAGKDAWSMPLIEFTPGGELDRLPNQLSELQPNDLVFIVSQHVIHYAKAVLAQAGMRWPAGLNYYAIGRTTGLAFHAASGRNVTWPEKSETSEVLIQLPSLQQVAGKQALILRGNGGRQLLAETLQQRGANVKFVECYKRCEKYYQGETEGRRWRSLGITTLVVTSGEMLEQLYSLFPDNDREEWLLHCQVIVVSERLATRARELGWNAVRVAEGADNNALLRALQ